From Xylanivirga thermophila, one genomic window encodes:
- the trpB gene encoding tryptophan synthase subunit beta — protein MENKNGYYGNYGGRYVPKELVKVLEEIKQAFYHYKNDPAFISELEYYNRYYIGRPNPLYFAQRLTEKLGGAKIYLKREDLNHTGAHKINNTIGQVLLAKRLGKKRIIAETGAGQHGVATATACALFDMDCTVYMGKEDMDRQALNVFRMKLLGANVVSVEEGLATLKEAVDAALSDLIQNCAGTYYMLGSAVGPDPYPAMVKHFQSIIGIETKKQILEVEGRLPDYLVACVGGGSNAIGLFSPFYEDKDVKMIGVEPAGKGLDTGKHAATLCKGSPGVLHGFKSYLLQDDKGQPLPVYSISAGLDYPGVGPEHSFYKDTGRAKYVSITDQEALDAFFELSHVEGIIPALESAHAVAYAQKLAKDLSPQDIIVVNLSGRGDKDVEQVLKISKNGTI, from the coding sequence ATGGAAAACAAAAATGGATATTATGGAAATTACGGTGGACGATATGTTCCAAAAGAATTGGTAAAAGTGCTTGAAGAGATAAAACAAGCATTCTACCATTACAAAAATGATCCAGCATTTATATCAGAGCTTGAATACTACAATAGATACTATATTGGACGACCAAATCCCCTATACTTTGCCCAAAGACTTACCGAAAAGTTGGGTGGTGCAAAGATATACCTAAAGCGTGAAGACCTAAATCACACAGGTGCCCATAAAATAAACAATACCATAGGACAGGTATTGCTCGCAAAACGTTTGGGTAAAAAACGTATAATTGCAGAGACGGGAGCCGGTCAGCATGGTGTAGCCACTGCCACAGCTTGTGCTTTGTTTGATATGGACTGTACGGTATATATGGGAAAAGAAGACATGGACCGCCAGGCATTAAATGTATTTCGCATGAAACTTTTAGGTGCAAATGTGGTGTCTGTGGAAGAAGGCCTTGCTACATTGAAGGAAGCGGTAGATGCTGCCCTATCTGACCTTATACAGAACTGCGCAGGCACCTACTATATGCTAGGATCTGCCGTAGGACCAGATCCATACCCCGCTATGGTAAAGCATTTTCAATCAATAATTGGCATTGAAACAAAAAAGCAAATATTAGAAGTCGAAGGTCGCCTTCCTGACTATCTAGTAGCGTGTGTAGGTGGCGGGAGCAATGCCATAGGCCTTTTTTCTCCATTCTATGAGGACAAAGATGTAAAAATGATAGGGGTAGAACCGGCAGGAAAGGGATTAGATACAGGCAAACATGCAGCTACATTATGTAAAGGCAGCCCAGGAGTACTACATGGTTTTAAATCATACTTATTGCAGGATGATAAGGGACAACCTCTACCAGTGTATTCTATATCAGCAGGTCTAGATTATCCAGGAGTAGGACCAGAACATAGCTTCTATAAGGACACGGGCAGAGCTAAATACGTATCTATTACCGATCAAGAAGCCTTAGATGCATTTTTTGAACTTTCCCACGTTGAAGGCATTATCCCTGCTCTAGAGAGTGCCCATGCAGTAGCCTATGCACAGAAACTAGCAAAAGATTTATCTCCTCAAGATATCATAGTAGTTAATCTATCAGGTCGAGGGGATAAGGATGTTGAACAAGTGCTTAAAATATCAAAAAACGGAACCATATAG
- a CDS encoding metallophosphoesterase family protein — protein sequence MNEQFKTTLYNMCGQIYIPYDLKNSKKHKILHISDTPYNIYAPLNRLIKALKPDVIVHTGDMVDDIKLEICPYKIDVYKKSVRRLIRILENSGAQSIYIVPGNHDDGKYIKKEAPSFNIIAEGTLISIGDMSFCLSHDGCNIIDGAMYNLYGHSKNIRTTKAGGSYYLNGIEHIHVLLYPDEEVYYLPYPIGTNDARFNRCKISI from the coding sequence ATGAACGAACAATTTAAAACCACTTTATACAATATGTGTGGGCAGATATATATACCATATGATCTTAAAAACAGCAAAAAACATAAGATATTGCATATAAGCGATACACCTTATAATATATATGCACCTTTAAATAGACTTATAAAGGCTTTAAAACCTGATGTTATAGTGCATACAGGGGATATGGTAGATGATATAAAACTCGAGATATGCCCATATAAGATAGATGTATATAAAAAAAGTGTAAGGCGTCTTATACGTATATTGGAAAATTCCGGGGCACAGAGTATATATATAGTGCCAGGCAATCATGATGATGGAAAATATATAAAAAAAGAGGCTCCAAGCTTTAATATTATAGCAGAGGGCACATTGATATCCATAGGGGATATGTCGTTTTGCCTGTCCCATGATGGATGTAATATTATAGATGGTGCAATGTACAATCTATATGGACATAGTAAGAATATCCGTACTACAAAAGCAGGTGGTAGCTATTATCTAAATGGTATAGAGCATATTCATGTGCTTTTGTATCCAGATGAGGAGGTATATTATTTACCATATCCAATAGGTACTAATGATGCAAGGTTTAATAGATGTAAGATTTCTATCTAA
- a CDS encoding ZIP family metal transporter, protein MGENIVLTGSLASLLAGLATAVGALPVLFTKNIKESVLDAMLGFAAGVMLAATSFSLILPAIEKGGGGAKGAAITAGGVMLGGIFLDYIDKMLPHFHTIAGMEGKESSLKKIWLFIIAITIHNFPEGLAVGVGFGGGDYKNGLSLAIGIGLQNMPEGLAVALSLLREDYKPSKAFFIALLTGLVEPIGGIIGAALVQVAEPILPWALAFAAGAMLFVISDEIIPETHSRGYQRLATYGVLLGFVIMMFLDTTLG, encoded by the coding sequence TTGGGCGAAAACATAGTACTTACTGGTTCACTAGCTAGTCTGCTAGCAGGCTTGGCCACTGCAGTAGGCGCATTACCAGTACTCTTTACAAAAAATATAAAAGAAAGCGTCCTAGATGCAATGCTAGGTTTTGCCGCCGGGGTAATGCTGGCCGCAACATCATTCAGTCTAATACTACCTGCAATCGAGAAGGGTGGTGGAGGAGCAAAAGGCGCTGCCATAACGGCAGGCGGCGTAATGCTTGGAGGTATATTCCTTGACTACATAGACAAAATGTTACCTCATTTCCATACCATAGCAGGTATGGAGGGTAAAGAATCTAGCCTTAAAAAGATATGGCTGTTTATAATAGCCATAACAATACATAATTTCCCGGAGGGCCTTGCTGTAGGCGTAGGCTTTGGCGGGGGGGATTATAAAAACGGTCTTAGTCTTGCCATAGGTATAGGCCTACAAAATATGCCAGAAGGCCTTGCCGTAGCACTATCACTCCTCAGGGAGGATTATAAACCATCAAAGGCATTTTTTATTGCACTCCTTACAGGATTAGTAGAACCTATAGGGGGTATTATTGGAGCAGCGCTGGTACAAGTAGCTGAACCTATACTGCCGTGGGCACTAGCATTTGCTGCAGGTGCAATGCTATTTGTCATAAGCGATGAAATAATACCAGAAACCCATTCTAGAGGATATCAACGCCTTGCTACGTACGGCGTGCTCTTGGGGTTCGTAATAATGATGTTCTTAGACACCACATTAGGATGA
- a CDS encoding ComEC/Rec2 family competence protein, with protein MIYNRKRSLIIINLILIITLISGCSIEIIDYAGDDSKTAEQNVDESGELYAHFLDVGQGDAILVRLPGGKNMLIDAGPNSSSDKVVGYLKKEGIKKIDVLVGTHPHEDHIGGMAEVIKNFDIGSIYMPKVTHTSKTYKRMLEAIKGKNLKINSAIEGMDIPLEGVEAKILAPSKDMSSDNLNDYSVVIRLVYKDTVFIFQGDAEAKTEERILDGAYDIHADVIKIGHHGSRTSSTKEYIDKVNPKYAVLMLAEGNDYGHPHRQTMELLKGKGITIYRTDQCGTIVAKSDGNEISFNCKPGDYSYPKKK; from the coding sequence TTGATATATAACCGAAAGAGAAGCCTTATAATCATAAATCTTATATTAATAATAACATTAATTTCTGGATGTAGCATAGAAATTATAGATTACGCCGGTGATGATAGTAAAACAGCGGAACAAAATGTAGATGAAAGTGGAGAGCTATATGCACACTTTTTAGACGTGGGACAGGGTGATGCTATATTGGTACGCTTACCGGGAGGTAAAAATATGCTTATAGATGCAGGACCAAATAGCAGTTCAGATAAAGTGGTAGGCTATTTAAAAAAGGAAGGTATAAAAAAGATAGATGTATTGGTAGGGACGCATCCCCATGAGGATCATATAGGGGGGATGGCGGAGGTTATAAAAAATTTTGATATAGGTAGTATATATATGCCTAAAGTAACCCATACTTCGAAGACATACAAGAGAATGCTAGAGGCTATAAAGGGAAAGAATCTTAAGATAAATAGTGCCATTGAAGGTATGGATATTCCATTGGAAGGGGTAGAGGCAAAGATCTTGGCACCATCTAAGGATATGTCATCTGATAATTTAAACGATTATTCCGTAGTAATAAGATTAGTATACAAGGACACGGTGTTTATATTCCAAGGAGATGCCGAGGCAAAAACTGAAGAACGCATACTCGATGGGGCATATGATATACATGCTGATGTGATAAAGATAGGGCATCATGGTTCTAGAACTTCTAGTACAAAAGAATATATAGACAAGGTAAATCCTAAATATGCCGTTTTGATGCTGGCAGAAGGTAATGACTATGGGCATCCCCACAGGCAGACTATGGAACTATTAAAGGGCAAGGGTATAACCATATATCGTACCGATCAATGTGGTACTATAGTGGCTAAATCCGATGGTAATGAGATATCATTTAACTGTAAACCAGGAGATTATTCCTATCCAAAGAAGAAATGA
- a CDS encoding patatin-like phospholipase family protein: protein MDGYGLVLSGGGAKGSYEIGVWQALRDLGIPIKAVTGTSVGALNGAMITQGEFALTSFGWCSMSVEYIINIQKDLWESKEMYKKHTNIFTVIKNALTSGGLDITPLIRLLKEYINEDKVRKSPIDLGLVTFSLSDFKPLQIFKEDIPKGKLVEYLVASACFPAFKPIEIDNKKFIDGGIYDNVPISLMASKGIKDIIVVDITGFGTPTKKAKEDDLNIITIKSDHDLGRPLEFNPKRAQTNIDIGYADTMKVFGIIKGKTFYIANNPIGNYENSYAFDGCISIQEICEILGANVNMDITPRGPINNVITDKMIRFINRYADPTLDIKIAWRIAMAEITAEQLEVDKTKIYTLQDLNEHIIEKYYDMQNSYEFNTYKKQIGIEISKHYEKAQQNDKPLLAKLRIDKKFLPLYLSNTDIDSEKPDKLRRLVALAYPKTAIASIYLYFLLNCSENKSNVC, encoded by the coding sequence ATGGACGGATACGGTTTGGTGCTATCAGGAGGCGGTGCAAAGGGAAGCTATGAAATAGGTGTGTGGCAAGCACTTAGGGACTTGGGAATCCCTATAAAAGCGGTTACTGGGACATCGGTAGGTGCACTCAATGGCGCCATGATAACTCAAGGGGAATTTGCCCTTACCAGTTTTGGATGGTGCAGCATGTCAGTAGAATATATAATAAATATACAAAAAGACCTGTGGGAATCTAAAGAGATGTATAAAAAGCATACCAATATATTTACAGTAATAAAAAATGCTCTAACATCTGGGGGCTTGGATATAACCCCTCTTATAAGGCTTTTAAAAGAATACATAAACGAGGATAAAGTACGTAAATCTCCTATAGATTTGGGCCTTGTCACATTCTCATTAAGCGACTTTAAACCCTTACAGATTTTTAAGGAAGACATACCAAAGGGCAAACTAGTTGAATATCTGGTTGCTAGTGCCTGTTTCCCTGCTTTTAAACCCATCGAAATAGATAATAAGAAATTCATAGATGGCGGTATATATGACAATGTCCCCATATCCCTCATGGCATCAAAGGGAATAAAAGATATAATAGTAGTGGATATAACAGGGTTTGGTACTCCCACAAAAAAAGCCAAGGAAGATGACCTTAATATTATTACCATAAAGAGTGATCATGACCTTGGACGTCCATTGGAATTTAATCCCAAAAGAGCCCAAACCAATATCGATATAGGATATGCAGATACAATGAAAGTATTTGGCATAATTAAGGGTAAAACATTTTATATAGCAAATAATCCAATAGGAAATTATGAAAATTCCTACGCATTTGACGGTTGTATAAGCATACAGGAGATATGTGAGATATTAGGAGCTAATGTAAACATGGATATAACCCCTAGAGGACCTATAAACAATGTAATAACCGATAAGATGATACGATTTATAAACAGATACGCAGATCCAACCCTTGATATAAAGATTGCATGGCGCATTGCAATGGCAGAAATTACTGCCGAGCAGCTAGAAGTGGATAAAACAAAGATATATACTCTACAAGATCTTAATGAGCATATCATAGAAAAATACTATGATATGCAAAATAGCTATGAATTTAATACGTATAAAAAACAAATAGGCATAGAGATTTCAAAACATTATGAAAAAGCACAACAAAATGATAAACCACTATTGGCCAAATTACGCATAGATAAAAAATTCCTTCCACTTTATCTATCTAATACAGACATCGACAGCGAAAAACCAGATAAATTGAGAAGGCTTGTAGCCCTAGCGTATCCAAAGACAGCAATAGCCAGCATATATCTATATTTTTTATTAAATTGCAGTGAAAA
- a CDS encoding acyl-[acyl-carrier-protein] thioesterase — MDPVSKYTKEYQVLVNDVDFTKKLKLSAAFNYFQEIAGLHADNLGIGFNTIEEEHGVAWVLIRMRVDMLRYPIWDEEIILETWPQIPKRFQFERDYYIKDIQGNIIAKAISMWVIVDVETREIKRSETIAIDYPKIIKERAIDCTLGKIRPSGQPKIAYRRVIGCSDIDMNGHLNNSKYIDFIMDCFTMEDLKNHSAKSIQICYMNESLPGDTITLYKYTGITDEGIIFIEGVNEKTNSKIFASQLHITQN; from the coding sequence ATGGATCCTGTTTCAAAATATACAAAAGAGTATCAGGTACTAGTAAATGATGTTGATTTTACAAAGAAACTAAAGCTAAGTGCTGCCTTTAATTATTTCCAAGAAATCGCAGGACTACATGCAGATAACCTTGGAATAGGCTTTAATACCATAGAAGAAGAACATGGAGTTGCTTGGGTGTTAATACGTATGAGGGTAGACATGCTCCGATACCCAATATGGGATGAAGAGATAATACTTGAAACATGGCCTCAAATTCCAAAAAGATTTCAATTCGAAAGGGACTATTATATAAAGGATATACAAGGCAATATAATTGCAAAAGCCATATCCATGTGGGTAATAGTTGACGTAGAAACTCGGGAAATAAAGAGATCAGAAACTATAGCCATAGACTACCCTAAGATAATCAAAGAACGGGCTATTGATTGCACATTGGGAAAAATAAGGCCCTCAGGCCAACCTAAAATAGCATACAGGAGGGTCATTGGCTGCAGTGATATCGATATGAACGGACATCTAAATAACTCTAAATACATTGATTTTATAATGGATTGCTTTACCATGGAAGATCTAAAAAACCATAGTGCAAAATCCATACAAATCTGCTATATGAACGAATCGTTGCCTGGAGATACTATAACGCTATACAAATATACAGGTATTACAGACGAAGGAATAATATTCATAGAGGGAGTAAATGAAAAAACTAATAGCAAAATATTTGCCTCACAGTTACATATAACACAAAACTGA
- a CDS encoding GNAT family N-acetyltransferase: MDVRFVEEKYVDDINRLMRYCFNLSNDAPGWFTKETLGENHTIGAFEGDNLGASICAWPYHIWFNGKEVGMGGIGNVATFPEYRYKKCVGSLLVKSLEIMRKRDQIFSLLGPFSYSFYRKYGWEMGYHYKIYTFEMDDFKKFKTVYGSYHILGEENIDEMDRVYRSFIHRYNGTVIRDRNIWKKILKDQDKGTIHRYGVYSDCGELEGYLFYNINDGIFHIKELVYSSLESKEALFRFIYLHNAQASKIQWMAPSDDNTLFIIDNPRKDVKMVQGMMIRVIDVKKVLKLYPFSTKDAISFSIKVDDPWAEWNDKTFKVDIGDSIIVEDDLDDRFDIRCSIQTFSQLIIGYIDMVEGAEMGKIQGDREVIERVGALFHKKPTYINDFF, from the coding sequence ATGGATGTACGTTTTGTAGAAGAAAAATATGTTGATGATATAAATAGACTAATGAGGTATTGTTTTAACCTTTCTAATGATGCTCCTGGGTGGTTTACGAAGGAAACCTTAGGTGAAAATCATACAATAGGAGCATTTGAAGGGGATAATTTAGGGGCATCCATTTGTGCATGGCCATATCATATATGGTTTAATGGCAAGGAAGTGGGAATGGGCGGTATTGGGAATGTAGCTACTTTTCCTGAATATAGATATAAAAAATGCGTAGGTAGTCTCCTTGTAAAATCCTTAGAGATTATGAGAAAACGGGATCAGATATTTTCATTGCTTGGCCCATTTTCGTATAGCTTTTATAGAAAATATGGCTGGGAGATGGGATATCACTATAAGATATATACATTTGAGATGGATGACTTCAAAAAATTTAAAACTGTATATGGTAGTTATCATATATTAGGTGAGGAAAACATAGATGAAATGGATAGGGTATACAGGTCATTTATACACAGGTATAATGGTACCGTTATAAGGGATAGGAATATTTGGAAGAAGATACTTAAAGATCAAGATAAGGGGACAATACATCGATATGGGGTATATAGTGATTGCGGGGAGTTAGAAGGATATCTATTCTATAATATAAACGATGGGATTTTTCATATAAAAGAGCTCGTATATAGTTCATTAGAATCTAAAGAGGCTTTGTTTAGATTTATATATCTGCATAATGCTCAGGCTTCTAAGATACAATGGATGGCCCCTAGTGATGACAATACTCTATTTATCATTGATAATCCTAGGAAGGATGTAAAGATGGTACAGGGTATGATGATTAGGGTAATAGATGTTAAAAAGGTGCTCAAGCTATATCCTTTTAGTACTAAAGATGCTATTAGTTTTTCTATTAAAGTGGATGATCCATGGGCAGAGTGGAATGATAAGACATTTAAAGTGGATATAGGAGATAGTATCATAGTAGAGGATGATCTAGATGATAGATTTGATATTAGATGTTCTATACAGACCTTTTCCCAACTTATTATAGGATATATAGATATGGTGGAAGGGGCAGAAATGGGGAAGATACAGGGGGATAGAGAAGTTATAGAGAGGGTAGGAGCATTATTTCACAAAAAACCTACCTATATCAATGACTTTTTTTAA
- a CDS encoding DUF3006 domain-containing protein: MEKTGVLDRIEGDKAVIELDDGNIIWVYACNLPKDAREGSVLSIDDDRIILLEEETKKRREEIQKLMDDLFID; encoded by the coding sequence ATGGAGAAGACGGGAGTGCTGGATCGGATAGAGGGGGATAAGGCGGTAATAGAACTCGATGATGGCAATATCATATGGGTATATGCATGTAATCTTCCCAAAGATGCTAGGGAAGGCAGTGTATTGTCCATAGATGATGATAGAATAATACTCCTTGAGGAAGAAACTAAGAAAAGGCGGGAGGAGATACAAAAACTTATGGACGATCTATTTATCGACTAA